In Leptodesmis sichuanensis A121, the following are encoded in one genomic region:
- a CDS encoding M23 family metallopeptidase has protein sequence MFTEQPAPPQPAAHVQVQPAAIAAPQVAPSPAPIERGVAAPESIPVKPLSNAAPVEAPSATPASTPASSPAPEPPPPSQPAVSEAESSPSPAAAKTQRRQEIEQALIKLTNQARAKQKEQQQQQAATEAAKYLEAGDIEQAQLSTKFITLPADVRAKLLKRMAEAQAKKGKATVAKGASSGLQAGAGVGLDRSGLAAGYAAPAGGYSTQAILPSMPIGVSFPFGKLMGKGNFKLVFPLGVIAPITSVFGWRIHPIDGSPRFHRGTDFGAPYGSPVVAAMAGVVEAAGYMDGYGLTVILRHNNQQTLYAHMSQVFVKAGDTLKQGQLLGQVGSTGNSTGPHLHFEVHQLTDQGWVALDPAAALNQAIVLAQNLPSKPFAFNGQLVNLSVSGLLDLNAPSADFEDFSGGNALLSSLLAPSSLLSSFPDEHAPVRVPFTLLPPAIPEFGWLISPFVDNLLAGQTAFLSLPGLPEAPQAISFQPVPSLPEKPVESVAANSWMAASTKPAQLRVATGKPLAHLTIAESMPGVVNVASLRRPSSRQPRSVMKSAGLQVAQSFQTIQVTEQGLQSLKLSDNRLRK, from the coding sequence TTGTTTACTGAGCAGCCCGCTCCTCCCCAACCCGCCGCCCATGTTCAGGTGCAGCCTGCAGCGATCGCGGCTCCTCAAGTGGCTCCCTCACCCGCCCCGATTGAGCGTGGAGTTGCTGCTCCCGAATCTATTCCTGTGAAACCTCTCTCCAATGCAGCCCCTGTAGAAGCTCCCAGTGCGACTCCGGCATCTACCCCTGCATCCAGTCCAGCACCTGAGCCACCTCCTCCCAGTCAACCCGCAGTTTCGGAAGCCGAATCTAGCCCCTCACCTGCAGCGGCTAAAACTCAACGACGGCAGGAGATTGAGCAAGCGTTGATTAAACTGACGAATCAAGCTCGAGCGAAACAAAAAGAACAACAACAGCAACAGGCTGCTACAGAAGCTGCAAAATATTTAGAGGCGGGCGATATTGAGCAGGCGCAACTGTCAACAAAGTTTATTACCTTACCCGCAGATGTTCGGGCCAAGCTGTTGAAAAGAATGGCTGAAGCTCAAGCCAAGAAAGGAAAAGCCACGGTGGCTAAGGGAGCGTCCTCTGGCCTGCAAGCTGGGGCGGGTGTTGGATTAGATAGATCAGGGCTTGCTGCTGGTTATGCTGCCCCTGCGGGGGGATACTCAACTCAGGCGATTTTACCCTCCATGCCGATCGGGGTTTCCTTCCCGTTCGGCAAATTAATGGGTAAAGGGAATTTTAAGTTGGTCTTTCCTTTAGGAGTCATCGCTCCCATTACCTCGGTCTTTGGTTGGCGGATTCATCCTATTGATGGCTCTCCTCGTTTCCATCGGGGTACTGATTTTGGAGCGCCTTATGGTAGTCCGGTTGTTGCCGCTATGGCTGGTGTGGTAGAGGCTGCAGGCTATATGGATGGTTACGGCCTGACGGTGATTTTGCGGCATAATAACCAGCAAACACTCTATGCTCATATGTCCCAGGTGTTTGTGAAGGCTGGCGATACGCTGAAGCAAGGACAATTGCTGGGGCAGGTGGGCAGTACCGGAAATTCGACTGGGCCGCATCTCCATTTTGAGGTGCATCAGCTGACAGATCAGGGATGGGTCGCGCTGGATCCTGCGGCGGCCTTGAATCAGGCGATCGTGCTGGCTCAGAATCTTCCCTCTAAACCCTTCGCCTTCAATGGGCAACTGGTTAATCTATCAGTATCAGGGCTACTGGATTTGAATGCTCCCAGCGCTGATTTTGAGGATTTTAGTGGGGGTAATGCTCTTCTTTCCAGTCTGTTAGCTCCCTCCAGCCTGTTGTCTTCTTTCCCGGATGAACACGCCCCTGTACGAGTCCCCTTTACGCTCCTCCCTCCGGCCATTCCTGAGTTTGGCTGGTTGATTTCACCCTTTGTAGATAATTTATTGGCGGGTCAGACGGCCTTCCTTTCCCTGCCCGGTCTACCAGAAGCCCCACAAGCTATTTCCTTTCAGCCCGTGCCCTCCCTGCCCGAAAAACCAGTTGAGTCGGTGGCGGCTAATTCCTGGATGGCCGCATCCACCAAACCTGCCCAACTCCGGGTAGCGACTGGCAAACCTCTGGCTCATCTAACGATCGCAGAATCGATGCCAGGGGTTGTGAATGTAGCCAGCTTACGGCGACCCAGTTCGCGACAGCCCAGATCTGTAATGAAATCGGCAGGTTTACAGGTGGCTCAATCCTTCCAAACCATTCAAGTTACGGAACAAGGACTGCAATCCCTGAAACTCAGCGATAACCGTCTCCGCAAGTAG
- a CDS encoding peptidylprolyl isomerase, whose product MTRAIMETDKGTIHLDLFDQDAPNTVQNFVELAKSGFYDGLAFHRVIPNFMIQGGCPNTREGASGIPGTGGPGYRIKCEINANKHEAGSLSMAHAGKDTGGSQFFICHSPQQHLDGVHTVFGKTADMNVVNAIRQGDRILSVKIEE is encoded by the coding sequence ATGACTCGCGCCATTATGGAAACCGACAAGGGCACGATCCATCTGGATCTGTTTGATCAGGATGCCCCCAATACGGTGCAGAATTTTGTTGAACTGGCGAAAAGTGGCTTCTATGATGGCCTTGCCTTTCACCGAGTGATTCCCAACTTTATGATTCAAGGGGGATGTCCCAACACCCGCGAGGGAGCATCTGGCATACCTGGTACAGGTGGTCCTGGTTATCGGATTAAGTGCGAAATTAATGCCAACAAACATGAAGCGGGTAGCCTCTCGATGGCCCATGCAGGTAAAGATACCGGAGGCAGCCAGTTTTTCATCTGCCATTCTCCCCAGCAGCACCTGGATGGAGTGCATACCGTATTTGGCAAAACCGCTGACATGAATGTCGTGAATGCAATTCGTCAGGGCGATCGGATTCTGTCCGTCAAGATCGAAGAATAA
- a CDS encoding M15 family metallopeptidase translates to MPLKPYKLVPIQECGEPLVAIPPDPFTFVRPHPYENLGAPYDNKSPFYVRQGVLERLLNAQSQLQKSHSGWKIQIFDAYRPLAVQQFMVDHTFAEVLQQKGLTESELTEPERAAILELVYEFWALPDPNPAHPPPHSTGGAVDITLVDATGQVVDMGSPIDELSPRSYPNHFATSKNGPEQTYHAHRELLNWVMTQAGFQRHPGEWWHFCYGDQMWAWLMNQADPTFAAIARYGRIA, encoded by the coding sequence ATGCCCCTCAAGCCCTACAAGCTGGTTCCTATCCAGGAATGTGGTGAACCTCTGGTTGCAATTCCCCCTGACCCTTTTACCTTTGTCCGTCCCCATCCCTATGAAAACCTGGGGGCACCTTACGATAATAAATCTCCGTTCTACGTCAGACAGGGGGTGCTGGAGCGGTTGTTAAACGCTCAGTCTCAGCTACAGAAATCGCATTCGGGCTGGAAGATTCAAATTTTTGATGCTTACCGTCCGTTGGCTGTGCAGCAATTTATGGTGGATCACACTTTTGCCGAGGTACTGCAACAAAAGGGATTAACAGAATCGGAGTTAACGGAGCCGGAGCGAGCCGCAATTCTGGAACTGGTGTATGAGTTTTGGGCATTACCCGATCCGAATCCCGCCCACCCCCCCCCTCACAGTACGGGTGGAGCCGTGGATATCACCCTGGTAGATGCAACAGGGCAGGTGGTGGATATGGGATCACCGATCGACGAGTTATCACCTCGTTCCTATCCCAATCATTTTGCTACCAGTAAAAATGGGCCAGAGCAGACCTATCATGCTCATCGAGAGTTATTAAATTGGGTAATGACTCAGGCGGGATTTCAACGCCATCCAGGAGAGTGGTGGCATTTTTGCTATGGCGATCAGATGTGGGCCTGGTTGATGAATCAAGCCGATCCGACGTTTGCGGCGATCGCCCGTTACGGTCGCATTGCCTGA
- a CDS encoding cell division protein FtsX, translating to MTKTNYLLRETLLGLRRGGWMNWAAVSTVAVLLLLFGISLQASWQLEGLLQRFGSQLEVSVYLSTGFQANDLKPIVAAMPEVETVQAIPKEEAWANLVQELGLSEINGATRQLEGNPLVDELKVKARSSAGVPVLAEKLSRIKGVEDVQYVDEAVQRVAQLNRGLSWISLLVIGLLTATAIAVITTTIRLIVLARRREIEVMQLVGAKTSWIYLPFILQGVFFGLAGSAIAWAFLLSLQQFLNHLLAQQPEFFQFLTNGLQLNSLQLFLLPFILLTFGSSVGVLGSLFAVRRIALR from the coding sequence TTGACGAAGACAAATTACCTACTGCGAGAAACCTTGCTGGGACTGCGACGGGGCGGTTGGATGAATTGGGCGGCGGTCAGTACGGTAGCCGTATTACTCTTGTTGTTTGGCATTAGTTTGCAAGCCTCCTGGCAACTGGAGGGATTGCTGCAACGGTTTGGTAGCCAGTTGGAAGTCTCGGTTTATCTCAGTACCGGATTTCAGGCGAATGATTTGAAACCGATCGTCGCAGCAATGCCAGAAGTCGAAACCGTACAGGCTATTCCCAAAGAGGAAGCATGGGCTAATTTAGTGCAGGAATTGGGGTTATCTGAAATTAATGGAGCGACCAGGCAGTTAGAAGGCAATCCTCTGGTCGATGAGTTGAAAGTGAAAGCCCGATCTTCGGCAGGCGTTCCCGTGTTAGCGGAAAAATTGTCCCGAATTAAGGGGGTGGAAGATGTTCAGTACGTAGATGAAGCCGTTCAACGAGTCGCTCAACTCAATCGAGGCTTAAGCTGGATCAGTCTGCTGGTGATTGGGTTACTGACCGCTACCGCGATCGCCGTGATTACCACCACTATTCGATTAATTGTCCTGGCCCGTCGCCGAGAAATTGAAGTGATGCAGTTGGTGGGAGCCAAAACAAGCTGGATTTACTTACCCTTTATTCTGCAAGGAGTTTTTTTTGGATTGGCTGGGTCTGCGATCGCCTGGGCTTTTTTGCTCAGCTTGCAGCAATTCCTTAACCATCTCCTGGCCCAGCAGCCAGAATTCTTTCAGTTCCTCACCAATGGGCTGCAACTGAATTCACTGCAGTTGTTTTTGCTGCCCTTCATTCTGCTGACCTTTGGCAGTTCCGTCGGGGTTCTGGGTAGCCTATTCGCTGTTCGGCGGATTGCTCTCCGCTAA
- a CDS encoding helix-turn-helix domain-containing protein: protein MGTSMKGLDATQVEQLRQIAEYLSYQREQKSISLEKIANQTYIPLRLLRALDSLQLEQLPEPVYIRGFIRRYADALGLDGIEIADAFPVESVVPPPTEADEPGELSQEAQPASYEAARSAARPEPPISSSRPLLLAGVGAVVLIGAIALGIFSALRRPAAPPSPTTAAQSEIPTATAKKPAHSSSSSSTKAGTGTTSLVKAEVSLTDRSWLQVIADGKTAFEGTLDQGEQRTWQARKKLVITAGNAGAVILSCNQGDAKPLGKVGEVVDATCPPAQKTSQTEAQ, encoded by the coding sequence ATGGGAACGTCGATGAAGGGGTTAGATGCAACTCAGGTTGAGCAGTTGAGGCAAATCGCGGAGTATTTGTCTTACCAGCGTGAGCAAAAGAGCATCTCGCTGGAGAAAATAGCCAACCAGACCTATATTCCTTTGAGGCTGCTGCGAGCGCTAGATTCCTTGCAGCTTGAACAACTCCCTGAACCTGTCTACATTCGTGGCTTCATTCGGCGTTATGCCGATGCTTTAGGGTTAGATGGTATAGAAATTGCCGATGCTTTTCCGGTTGAATCTGTTGTTCCGCCGCCAACAGAGGCTGATGAGCCTGGTGAGCTAAGTCAAGAGGCTCAACCTGCAAGTTACGAGGCTGCTAGATCCGCTGCAAGGCCAGAACCGCCCATTTCTTCCTCCCGTCCGTTGTTATTAGCTGGGGTAGGAGCCGTGGTGCTAATTGGGGCGATCGCGCTAGGTATCTTCAGTGCCTTGAGACGACCTGCTGCTCCTCCCTCTCCAACAACCGCTGCTCAATCAGAGATCCCTACAGCCACGGCTAAAAAACCTGCCCACTCTAGCTCTAGTTCCTCCACTAAGGCAGGAACCGGAACAACTAGCTTGGTAAAGGCCGAGGTTAGCCTGACTGATCGATCCTGGCTACAGGTAATAGCCGATGGCAAAACGGCTTTTGAAGGCACTTTAGATCAGGGGGAACAACGAACCTGGCAGGCTCGGAAAAAATTGGTGATTACAGCAGGGAACGCTGGAGCCGTCATTTTATCTTGCAATCAAGGGGATGCCAAACCTCTGGGTAAAGTTGGGGAAGTCGTTGATGCAACCTGCCCACCTGCTCAGAAAACTAGCCAGACTGAAGCCCAATAA
- a CDS encoding CPP1-like family protein gives MSEQNPYDQLGVTEDSSFDEIQAARNRLCAEFNGDAEQVKKIEAAYDAVLMDRLRMRQEGKIKVPEGIRFPERVVEPSPSPVQTVTSRSPQWLQRLIDTPSRMDILLPAGVFAGLAALVIFVPTAVQLGLIVGVGSAFYFLYRKEQKLGRAVLLGFAGLIVGLLLGGGLFSLLENTLVSTRVTIDAFASTVTFLALWLISSFLR, from the coding sequence ATGAGTGAGCAAAACCCATACGACCAGCTTGGGGTTACAGAAGACTCAAGCTTTGATGAAATTCAGGCGGCTCGCAATCGCTTATGTGCTGAATTTAATGGTGATGCTGAGCAGGTTAAGAAAATTGAAGCCGCCTATGATGCGGTGCTGATGGATCGATTGCGAATGCGGCAAGAGGGCAAGATTAAAGTGCCCGAGGGAATTCGCTTTCCTGAACGAGTGGTTGAGCCATCTCCCAGCCCTGTTCAGACCGTAACCAGTCGCTCTCCACAATGGCTACAGCGATTGATCGATACCCCATCTCGTATGGACATTTTGCTGCCAGCGGGAGTTTTTGCAGGATTAGCAGCTTTGGTAATCTTTGTACCCACGGCTGTGCAACTTGGCCTGATTGTAGGGGTTGGCTCAGCGTTCTATTTTCTCTACCGTAAGGAGCAAAAGCTGGGACGGGCTGTTCTTCTGGGGTTTGCGGGGTTGATCGTGGGTTTATTGCTTGGTGGAGGACTGTTTAGTTTACTAGAAAATACCCTGGTCAGTACCCGCGTAACCATCGATGCCTTTGCCAGTACGGTAACATTCCTTGCCCTCTGGTTAATTAGCAGCTTTCTGCGCTAA
- a CDS encoding response regulator transcription factor, with the protein MAPAKILVVDDDPAIRNLISRFLTRQDYQMEAAEDGKTAMSMFEQFNPDLVILDVNLPDANGYNLCQEMQSRTGVFVLMLTSRTDEADKIRGFSQGADDYITKPFSLGELGVRVGAILKRQRTVTTGEQQCLTFEKLVIDPVRREVKLNGELIPLTALEFDLLYFLAKNPGRVWRRAELIQEVWDYEYVGDQRVVDVHIGQIRKKIEIDTSQPALIQTVRGVGYKFEAPSEGTEGEPAST; encoded by the coding sequence ATGGCACCTGCCAAGATTCTCGTAGTTGACGATGATCCTGCAATTCGCAACCTAATTTCCCGCTTTCTCACCCGGCAGGACTACCAGATGGAGGCTGCTGAAGATGGTAAGACTGCGATGTCAATGTTTGAGCAATTTAATCCCGATCTGGTGATCCTGGATGTCAATTTGCCAGATGCTAACGGTTACAACCTCTGCCAAGAGATGCAAAGTCGCACTGGGGTTTTTGTATTGATGCTGACCAGTCGGACAGATGAAGCCGACAAAATTCGCGGATTTAGCCAGGGGGCAGACGACTACATCACCAAACCTTTCAGCTTGGGGGAATTGGGAGTTCGGGTAGGGGCAATTCTCAAACGGCAACGCACCGTTACAACGGGTGAACAACAATGCCTGACGTTTGAAAAGCTGGTGATTGATCCAGTCCGGCGAGAGGTGAAGCTGAATGGAGAATTAATTCCCCTGACGGCCTTAGAATTCGACCTTTTGTATTTTCTGGCCAAGAATCCGGGGCGAGTCTGGCGGCGGGCGGAGTTAATCCAGGAAGTATGGGACTACGAATATGTAGGCGATCAACGGGTGGTTGATGTTCACATTGGTCAGATTCGCAAGAAGATTGAAATTGACACCAGCCAGCCAGCCCTGATTCAAACCGTGCGTGGGGTGGGATACAAGTTTGAGGCTCCAAGTGAAGGAACGGAAGGGGAACCCGCTTCAACTTGA
- a CDS encoding hybrid sensor histidine kinase/response regulator, with protein MSGSPQVSFVPETSPAGHLRLLIVEDVAEDAELIQLVLEEAGVQYTCQVTETVQDCLDLLQTEKWDAVLSDFRLIGATAYQVLEGIQQLQLDIPLILVTGTLGEEAAVECIKAGITDYVLKDRLARLPMSLERSLREFELRRQQKAAMLQIQQQAAREVMVSRIVQAISGTLALDEVLQTTADSLHEVLNVDRCLIFLPDNSGRMACRYSSHQILNREDMIGIQCGLFEYYVNQLSQGIQICLNQIDNHHPLVVQQIAQQFQVRAFLMTSLIYQADYLGGVCLQQCDRARVWTEDEVAMVKAVADQCAIALYNAQSYERLEAIVHQRTQDLEREKHLSDAANRAKSEFLANMSHELRTPLTSILGFSSVLLQQVFGSLNEKQEQYLKNIHTSGEHLLELINDLLDLSKIEAGREDLQLELIQIAELCQSSVEFIREHAENKGLQVSINLSPDVDTCVGDRRRLRQILVNLLSNAVKFTESGAIALSVQYANQHVQFTVSDTGIGIAETDLSLLFQPFQQLESGLDRKYQGTGLGLALAQKLAQLHEGTITVTSELGKGSCFTLSLPHASAKSEQESCHTQN; from the coding sequence ATGTCTGGTAGCCCCCAAGTATCCTTTGTACCGGAGACATCTCCTGCAGGGCACCTGCGGCTCCTAATTGTGGAGGATGTTGCAGAAGATGCAGAGCTAATTCAGTTGGTTCTGGAAGAAGCAGGAGTTCAATATACCTGTCAAGTCACAGAAACCGTTCAGGATTGCCTGGACTTGCTGCAAACAGAAAAATGGGATGCGGTTCTCTCTGATTTTCGCTTAATCGGGGCAACGGCCTATCAGGTATTAGAGGGTATTCAGCAATTGCAATTGGATATTCCTTTGATTTTGGTTACAGGGACGCTGGGTGAAGAAGCCGCGGTAGAGTGTATTAAAGCGGGAATTACGGATTATGTGTTGAAGGATCGGCTGGCTCGGTTGCCCATGTCTCTTGAGCGATCGCTACGGGAGTTTGAACTGCGCCGTCAGCAGAAAGCCGCGATGCTGCAAATTCAACAACAGGCTGCGCGGGAAGTGATGGTCAGCCGGATTGTTCAGGCGATCAGCGGTACGTTAGCACTCGACGAAGTATTGCAAACGACAGCAGACAGCTTGCATGAAGTATTGAACGTCGATCGCTGTCTGATTTTTTTACCTGATAACTCTGGCCGCATGGCCTGCCGTTATAGCAGCCACCAAATTCTTAATCGGGAAGACATGATTGGTATTCAGTGCGGCTTGTTTGAGTATTACGTCAATCAACTTTCGCAAGGAATTCAAATCTGCCTGAATCAGATTGATAACCACCACCCCCTGGTTGTGCAACAGATAGCACAACAATTTCAGGTGCGAGCGTTCTTGATGACTTCCCTGATCTACCAAGCCGACTATCTGGGAGGAGTCTGTTTACAGCAGTGCGATCGCGCTCGGGTGTGGACTGAGGATGAAGTGGCGATGGTCAAGGCGGTAGCCGATCAGTGCGCGATCGCCCTTTACAATGCTCAGAGTTATGAACGCCTGGAAGCGATCGTGCATCAACGGACTCAGGATCTGGAACGAGAGAAACACCTGTCGGATGCAGCGAATCGGGCCAAAAGCGAATTTCTGGCTAATATGAGCCATGAATTGCGAACTCCTTTAACCAGTATTCTGGGATTTTCCAGTGTTTTGCTACAGCAGGTTTTTGGTTCTTTGAATGAAAAACAGGAACAATACCTCAAAAACATTCACACCAGTGGAGAACACCTACTGGAATTGATTAACGACCTGTTAGACCTGTCCAAAATTGAAGCTGGCCGGGAAGACTTGCAACTGGAACTGATCCAGATTGCCGAACTTTGTCAATCCAGCGTGGAATTTATTCGAGAACACGCAGAAAATAAGGGATTGCAGGTTTCTATCAACCTGTCTCCTGATGTGGATACTTGTGTTGGCGATCGCCGACGGCTCAGACAAATCCTGGTGAATCTGTTGTCCAATGCGGTCAAATTTACTGAATCTGGCGCGATCGCTTTATCTGTTCAGTATGCAAATCAGCACGTGCAATTCACCGTTAGTGATACTGGCATTGGCATTGCTGAAACTGATCTCAGCCTGCTATTTCAGCCCTTTCAACAGCTTGAAAGCGGACTGGATAGAAAATATCAAGGAACAGGATTGGGGCTGGCACTCGCGCAAAAACTCGCGCAACTTCATGAGGGAACGATCACCGTTACCTCTGAGTTAGGAAAAGGCAGTTGCTTTACCCTTTCTTTACCCCATGCTTCAGCGAAGTCAGAACAAGAGTCATGCCATACCCAGAACTGA
- a CDS encoding ABC1 kinase family protein, which translates to MFLRIVQTSSRQREIAEVVLRNGWGYMRRLLSGAKAEEPKLPPPAVLRNILIDLGPVYVKLGQLLSTRPDLLPAEYINELTALQAEVPAVPWEEVEVVIRQQIHSPLEEVFKAINPQPVAAGSIAQTHRATLIDGREVALKVQRPGIEVTIEQDISLITSLADVVSLTRVGQYYDLKSLANEFAGALRGELDFSREAEATDQLRRNLSGSRWFKPDRLVIPEIYWDLTTEKLLVMEWLDGEPLLTANFTGGDSGIGVKAEKQAIVSLLIRAFFQQIYIDGFFHADPHPGNLFYLKDGRIALLDCGMIGRLDPRTQQVLTEMLLAMVNLDAQRCAQLTLQLAESIQPVNLARLEAEYDRLLRRYYSLSLSQINFSQLFYEVLQRARENGLRVPGNMGLYAKTLANLEGVARTLDPEFNLPNQIKPLMTDLFQRQLLGEAPLPALLRTALDLKSLGLQSPRQIELLLDRVTSESLQWKLSLRELEGLRRSLDDSANRLSFSIVVGSMIMGAAFILTNDRTSSLFWVSITLFFSASFLGLWLIVSVLRSGRLK; encoded by the coding sequence ATGTTTCTTCGCATTGTTCAAACCAGTTCCCGCCAACGAGAGATTGCCGAAGTTGTACTCCGGAACGGGTGGGGCTATATGCGACGGCTGTTGAGTGGAGCGAAAGCAGAAGAACCAAAATTGCCGCCTCCTGCTGTGCTTCGCAACATTCTGATTGATCTGGGGCCAGTGTATGTGAAGTTGGGACAGTTACTCAGTACTCGTCCAGATTTGCTCCCTGCTGAATACATTAACGAACTCACCGCACTGCAGGCAGAGGTACCTGCCGTTCCCTGGGAAGAAGTGGAAGTGGTGATCCGGCAACAAATTCATAGTCCTCTGGAGGAAGTCTTTAAGGCCATCAATCCTCAACCAGTGGCCGCCGGGTCGATCGCCCAAACCCATCGCGCAACTTTGATTGATGGTCGGGAAGTGGCTCTGAAAGTGCAGCGACCGGGAATTGAAGTCACGATCGAACAGGATATTTCCCTGATTACCAGTCTGGCAGATGTAGTTTCTCTAACGCGGGTAGGGCAATACTACGATTTAAAGTCCCTTGCTAATGAGTTTGCTGGTGCGTTGCGGGGAGAACTGGATTTTTCTCGGGAAGCGGAAGCGACGGATCAATTACGACGCAATCTATCCGGCAGCCGCTGGTTTAAACCCGATCGCCTGGTAATTCCCGAAATTTACTGGGATCTAACAACTGAAAAACTGCTGGTCATGGAGTGGCTGGATGGGGAACCGCTGTTAACTGCCAACTTTACTGGGGGTGATTCAGGAATTGGGGTCAAGGCCGAAAAACAGGCAATTGTTAGCCTGTTGATCCGTGCTTTTTTTCAGCAGATTTATATCGATGGCTTCTTCCATGCCGATCCCCATCCTGGCAACCTGTTTTACCTCAAAGACGGACGAATCGCTTTACTGGATTGCGGCATGATTGGCCGACTGGATCCCCGCACGCAGCAGGTGTTGACGGAAATGCTGTTGGCGATGGTGAACCTGGATGCACAACGCTGTGCCCAACTCACCCTGCAATTAGCTGAATCCATACAGCCCGTTAATTTAGCCCGGTTAGAAGCGGAGTACGATCGCCTATTACGACGGTACTACAGCCTCAGTCTGTCTCAGATCAACTTCAGCCAGTTGTTTTACGAAGTGCTGCAACGGGCGCGAGAAAACGGCCTGCGAGTCCCCGGAAATATGGGACTGTATGCCAAGACTCTGGCTAACCTGGAAGGGGTGGCTCGCACACTGGATCCAGAGTTCAATCTACCAAATCAGATCAAACCCTTAATGACTGATCTGTTTCAACGGCAATTGCTCGGTGAAGCGCCCCTGCCTGCTTTGTTAAGAACGGCGCTGGATCTAAAAAGCCTGGGCCTCCAATCTCCTCGCCAGATTGAATTGTTGCTCGATCGTGTCACTTCAGAAAGCTTGCAATGGAAACTCAGTTTGCGAGAATTGGAAGGTTTACGTCGTAGCCTGGATGATTCGGCCAACCGACTGTCTTTCAGTATTGTCGTCGGTTCTATGATCATGGGTGCTGCGTTTATTTTGACGAACGATCGTACATCCAGCCTATTCTGGGTCAGCATTACCCTGTTCTTCTCCGCTAGCTTTTTAGGACTCTGGCTGATCGTTAGTGTGCTGCGATCGGGGCGGTTGAAGTAA
- a CDS encoding DUF1517 domain-containing protein, translating to MHKKLISYIKPLLKSLVAIALVLGLTLGHANDALAAAGGGRIGGGSFRAPAPSRTYSAPRTYAPPGGGYYPGGGYYPGGGFGFPFLVPTFFFGGGGLFTVLIFLAIATFLFQSFRRIAGGDSLDYDTSVNPQITVERLQVGLLAGARELQEDLNKLALKADTSSSEGLTEVLQETTLALLRHPEYWTHASASVHQARLTTAEADFNRLLLAERSKFSRETLSNVNNQLRQAPTDALLVGQDEGGALAANAEGPGEYIVVTILAATQGELKLPTINSAEDLRQALSKLGSVSSDRLLALEVLWTPQAENEVLTREDLLVEYPGLKMI from the coding sequence ATGCACAAAAAACTGATTTCCTACATCAAACCGCTGCTTAAGTCTCTTGTGGCGATCGCCCTGGTGTTAGGTCTAACCCTGGGTCATGCCAATGACGCTTTAGCAGCCGCGGGTGGTGGTCGCATCGGCGGCGGTTCCTTCCGGGCACCTGCCCCCAGTCGTACTTATTCTGCTCCCCGCACCTATGCCCCTCCCGGTGGTGGCTATTATCCCGGTGGCGGATATTACCCAGGTGGTGGCTTCGGATTTCCCTTCCTGGTGCCGACCTTCTTCTTTGGGGGCGGTGGACTGTTTACAGTGCTGATTTTCTTGGCGATCGCCACCTTCCTGTTCCAGAGCTTCCGTCGTATTGCTGGAGGAGATAGCCTGGACTATGACACCTCCGTCAACCCGCAAATTACTGTGGAGCGGTTGCAAGTTGGCTTATTGGCCGGAGCACGGGAACTGCAAGAGGATCTGAATAAGCTGGCATTAAAGGCTGACACCAGTTCCAGTGAAGGGTTAACAGAGGTACTGCAAGAAACCACCCTGGCCCTGTTGCGCCACCCCGAATACTGGACTCATGCCAGTGCCAGCGTTCATCAAGCCCGGTTAACCACCGCTGAAGCTGACTTTAATCGGCTGCTGCTGGCAGAACGCAGTAAATTCAGCCGAGAAACCCTCTCTAATGTGAATAACCAACTCAGACAAGCTCCCACAGATGCTTTGCTGGTTGGACAGGATGAAGGGGGTGCCTTAGCTGCCAATGCTGAAGGCCCAGGAGAATACATTGTTGTGACAATTCTGGCTGCCACTCAAGGCGAGTTGAAACTGCCCACGATTAATTCTGCAGAAGACCTGCGGCAGGCGTTAAGCAAACTGGGTAGTGTATCCAGCGATCGGCTGTTGGCCCTGGAAGTTCTGTGGACTCCTCAAGCTGAGAATGAAGTTCTCACCAGAGAGGATCTCCTGGTGGAATATCCTGGCCTGAAAATGATTTAA